One stretch of Gadus macrocephalus chromosome 12, ASM3116895v1 DNA includes these proteins:
- the ebna1bp2 gene encoding probable rRNA-processing protein EBP2: MTLETSIEDMEDLEEDMEDLEEDEQLGTDSEEEDSELSDSELQDAFAKGLLKPGMNVLTTKSKTCVNNVEGIRQCLAELSTSLPWVERLDLTNLPAEDILARAEGKLPAADGTVNADDDFQREMFFYRQAQASVLEALPRLKKLNIFTKRPGDYFAEMAKSDQQMTKIRKKLISKQAILEKSEKAKKLREQRKFGKKVQVEVIQKRQKEKKDMMNAVKKYQKGMTDKLDFLDGDQKGPAAASQKTKADAAKRGPNAKRKSKDDRFGFGGKKSGKKWNTKESHNDVSTFRSKTAHGKGGGKGGKKGGKGAQNKRPGKSVRKKMKSHK; encoded by the exons ATGACTCTCGAAACAAGCATAGAGGATatggaggacctggaggaggacaTGGAAGACCTGGAGGAGGACGAACAGCTCGGCACAGACTCCGAGGAGGAAGACAGTGAGCTATCGGACTCTGAG CTGCAAGATGCCTTTGCCAAGGGACTTCTGAAGCCGGGGATGAACGTCCTCACAACGAAGAGCAAAACCTGCGTCAACAACGTG GAGGGCATCAGGCAGTGTCTGGCGGAGCTCTCCACGAGCCTGCCCTGGGTGGAGAGGTTGGACCTCACCAACCTGCCGGCCGAAGACATCCTGGCCCGGGCTGAAGGAAAGCTCCCCGCGGCGGACGGAACCGTGAACGCAGACGATGATTTCCAGAGAGAGATGTTCTT TTACCGCCAGGCCCAAGCCAGCGTTCTAGAAGCACTTCCCCGCCTGAAGAAGCTCAACATCTTCACCAAGAGACCAGGGGACTACTTTGCAGAGATGGCCAAGTCAGACCAGCAGATGACGAAG aTCAGAAAGAAACTCATTTCAAAACAAGCCATACTGGAGAAGTCAGAGAAGGCCAAGAAGCTTCGTGAGCAGAGGAAGTTTGGCAAAAAG GTCCAAGTGGAGGTGATCCAGAAGaggcagaaggagaagaaggacatGATGAATGCAGTGAAGAAGTACCAGAAGG gtATGACCGACAAATTGGACTTCTTGGATGGAGACCAGAAGGGACCTGCAGCAGCTAGCCAGAAGACCAAGGCCGACGCGGCTAAGAGAGG CCCCAACGccaagaggaaatccaaagacgACCGCTTCGGCTTCGGCGGCAAAAAGAGCGGAAAGAAGTGGAACACAAAGGAGAGCCACAACGACGTGTCGACGTTCCGATCCAAGACGGCGCACGGGAAGGGTGGCGGGAAGGGCGGCAAGAAGGGCGGCAAAGGAGCGCAGAAT AAGCGGCCAGGAAAATCTGTGCGCAAGAAGATGAAGTCccacaaataa
- the cfap144 gene encoding protein FAM183A, whose product MSKPEKTPLDVVHQNAIHVETIQKEQRTQKLYTEFNINPYKKLHVLTDKPTVGGEEMEAVEDHSFIQAHHHAWLEPTRKYPHPQTESQEIGWFSKPLIVSDRSDRRLSFPRQNTEITKYMDAAWRLKEQTRNLS is encoded by the exons ATGTCCAAACCAGAGAAGACACCCCTGGATGTCGTCCACCAAAACGCAATTCATGTTGAAACCATCCAGAAAGAACAAAGAACCCAGAAACTCTACACGGAGTTCAACATCAATCCATACAAGAAGC TCCATGTTCTGACGGACAAGCCGACGGTCGGCGGTGAGGagatggaggcggtggaggatc ATTCCTTCATACAAGCCCATCATCACGCCTGGCTGGAGCCGACCAGGAagtacccccacccccagacgGAGAGCCAGGAGATCGGCTGGTTCTCCAAACCACTG ATCGTCTCAGACCGCAGCGACCGGAGACTGAGCTTCCCTCGTCAGAACACAGAGATcaccaagtacatggacgctgCCTGGCGCCTCAAGGAACAAACTCGCAACCTCAGCTGA
- the c12h1orf210 gene encoding type III endosome membrane protein TEMP, protein MDRTSNFSLPTLLSTPGNSSHHTPPPESQRWEFLVAVLATAVSVSVLLAVLAKCQVIRRYLASYRHTRLRDGDSVSQGDPSGHGVEFSMHGGRGGTHTASLLSTRRTTTASSRTTTSRAASGRRRSAPRGDSRTTAQFSSVQCSDSLGTWRTKTTRWTRSSSPSPKSFLRFKGQALS, encoded by the exons ATGGATAGAACGTCAAATTTCTCATTGCCAACCCTCCTTTCAACTCCAG GGAACTCCAGTCACCACACGCCCCCCCCCGAGTCCCAGAGGTGGGAGTTCCTGGTGGCGGTGCTGGCCACGGCCGTCTCCGTGTCCGTGCTGCTGGCCGTCCTGGCCAAGTGCCAGGTGATCCGACGCTACCTGGCGAGCTACAGGCACACCCGCCTGAGGGACGGGGACAGCGTCAGCCAGGGGGACCCCTCAG GTCACGGCGTGGAGTTCTCCATGCACGGCGGCCGGGGGGGAACCCACACTGCATCCCTCCTATCcacgaggaggacgacgacggctTCATCGAGGACAACTACATCCAGAGCAGCGAGCGGGAGAAGGCGGAGCGCGCCGCGGGGGGATTCGAGGACAACAGcgcagttcagttcagttcagtgttCGGACAGCTTGGGGACATGGAGGACGAAGACGACCAGATGGACGAGATCCAGTTCTCCATCGCCTAAGTCGTTCCTTCGGTTTAAGGGTCAAGCACTTTCATAG
- the ap1m3 gene encoding adaptor related protein complex 1 subunit mu 3, producing the protein MSASAVFILDLKGKVLICRNYMGNTDMNQIDHFMPLLMKKEEDGEITPIITHGNTHFLWIKHSNLYLVATTRKNANAALVYSFLYKITQVFKEYFKELEEESIRDNFVTVYELMDEVMDFGFPQTTDSKILQEYITQQGHKLEVGAPRPPATVTNAVSWRSEGIKYRKNEVFMDVIESVNLLVSASGSVLSSEILGSVKLRTVLSGMPELRLGLNDKVLFEITGREKSKAVELEDVKFHQCVRLSRFENDRTISFIPPDGESELMSYRLNTTVKPLIWIESVIEKFSHSRVEIKVKARSQFKSRSTANNVSILVPVPSDADSPRFKTSMGSAKWVPEQNVVQWTIKSFPGGKEYMMRASFGLPSVESDELEGKRPITVNFEIPYFTVSGIQVRYLKIIEKSGYQALPWVRYITQSGDYQLRTT; encoded by the exons ATGTCGGCGTCCGCTGTGTTCATCCTGGACCTGAAGGGCAAg GTGCTGATCTGCCGTAACTACATGGGCAACACAGACATGAACCAGATCGATCACTTCATGCCCCTCCTcatgaagaaggaggaggatggggagatcACCCCCATCATCACCCACGGCAACACGCACTTCCTGTGGATCAAGCACAGCAACCTCTACT TGGTGGCTACGACCAGGAAGAACGCCAACGCCGCCCTGGTATACTCCTTCCTCTATAAAATCACACAG GTGTTCAAGGAGTACTTCAAGGAGCTAGAGGAGGAGAGTATCCGGGACAACTTTGTGACGGTGTACGAACTGATGGACGAGGTCATGGACTTTGGCTTCCCACAGACGACCGACAGCAAGATCCTGCAAGA GTACATCACTCAGCAGGGCCACAAGCTGGAGGTgggggccccccggcccccggccaCCGTGACCAACGCCGTGTCCTGGCGCTCCGAGGGCATCAAGTACCGGAAGAACGAGGTGTTCAtggacgtcatcgagtccgtcaACCTACTG gTGAGTGCGTCGGGCAGCGTGCTCAGCAGTGAGATCCTCGGCTCCGTGAAGCTGAGGACGGTTCTCTCCGGTATGCCGGAGCTCCGGCTGGGCCTCAACGACAAGGTGCTCTTCGAGATCACCGGCA gGGAGAAGAGCAAGGcggtggagctggaggacgtGAAGTTCCaccagtgtgtgcgtctgtcgcGCTTCGAGAACGACCGCACCATCTCCTTCATCCCCCCGGACGGCGAGAGCGAGCTCATGTCCTACCGGCTGAACACCACG gtGAAGCCCCTCATTTGGATCGAGAGCGTGATTGAAAAATTCTCCCACAGCCGAGTGGAGATCAAAGTCAAG GCCCGGAGTCAGTTTAAGAGCCGCTCCACAGCCAACAACGTGTCCATCCTGGTCCCCGTGCCCAGCGACGCCGACTCGCCCCGCTTCAAAACCAGCATGGGCAGCGCCAAGTGGGTCCCGGAGCAGAACGTGGTGCAGTGGACCATCAAGTCCTTCCCG GGCGGTAAGGAGTACATGATGAGGGCGAGCTTCGGGCTGCCCAGCGTGGAGAGCGACGAGCTGGAGGGCAAGCGGCCAATCACAGTCAACTTTGAGATCCCCTACTTCACCGTGTCAGGGATCCAG GTTCGCTATTTGAAGATCATCGAGAAGAGCGGCTACCAGGCGTTACCATGGGTGCGCTACATCACGCAGAGCGGAG ATTACCAGCTGCGGACCACCTAA
- the LOC132468692 gene encoding transmembrane protein 125: protein MPELEHLPPTGGAPGSPDPARIQRGLLEEQVELWWFREPGKSLLCYCVAVLLVLGCGLGGVGLLSTTTSASSEWRLGAGTSLCLLALGVLLKQLLSSAVQDMNCVRSRRRIDVLKSGGLSDLVVVLVAGSAMLLCGAALLHLALVDHMPKPGQALHDMYVSGVVLLAAGGAAVVGAGLYSAAVVLLERTRMGRRLVDRLTSIFTVSGQMERRRETTSSLANLI from the coding sequence ATGCCCGAGCTCGAGCACCTCCCCCCCACTGGGGGCGCCCCCGGGAGCCCCGACCCCGCCCGGATCCAGCGGGGCCtcctggaggagcaggtggagctgTGGTGGTTCCGGGAGCCGGGCAAGTCCCTGTTGTGCTACTGCGTGGCCGTGCTGCTGGTCCTGGGCTGCGGCCTGGGCGGCGTGGGCCtgctctccaccaccaccagcgcctcCAGCGAGTGGCGGCTGGGCGCCGGCACCTCGCTCTGCCTGCTGGCGCTGGGCGTGCTGCTGAAGCAGCTGCTGAGCTCCGCCGTGCAGGACATGAACTGCGTGCGCAGCCGGCGCCGGATCGACGTGCTGAAGAGCGGCGGCCTGTCGGACctcgtggtggtgctggtggccgGCTCGGCCATGCTGCTGTGCGGCGCGGCGCTGCTGCACCTCGCCCTGGTCGACCACATGCCCAAGCCGGGCCAGGCCCTCCACGACATGTACGTCTCCGGCGTGGTGCTGCTGGCGGCCGGCGGGGCGGCCGTGGTCGGCGCGGGGCTGTACTCGGCGGCCGTGGTCCTCCTGGAGAGGACCAGGATGGGCCGGAGGCTGGTGGACCGGCTCACCAGCATCTTCACCGTCTCGGGACAAATGGAGCGGCGCCGGGAGACCACCTCCAGCCTCGCGAACCTCATATGA